The genomic stretch GGTAAATACAATATCGTCAACCAATGCACCACGTGACAAGTCATTGACGGGTTTATTGAGACCTTGCAACATTGGACCAACACTCACCACATTGGCAGCACGTTGCACGGCTTTGTAGGTGGTGTTACCGGTATTGAGGTCTGGGAAGATAAACACATTGGCGCGACCTGCAACTTGAGAGTCTGGCGCTTTTGAGCGACCGACACTTTCAACCGATGCAGCGTCATATTGTAATGGGCCATCAATCAATAGATCAGGGCGACGTTGACGCGCAATTTCAGTGGCTTCACGAACTTTATCGACATCTGCGCCAGTACCCGATGACCCTGTTGAATAAGAGATCATGGCAATGCGTGGGTCAATGCCAAAGGCTTTGGCAGAGTCAGCAGATTGAATTGCGATTTCAGCCAGTTGCGCAGCATCTGGATCTGGATTAATCGCACAGTCACCATACACATAGACTTCATCGGGTAACAGCATAAAGAAGATGGACGACACCAAAGAATACTCAGGTGCGGTTTTAATCAACTGGAATGCAGGACGAACGGTATTGGCGGTGGTATGTACTGCACCCGAAACCAAACCATCGACTTGATCAAGTGCCAGCATCATGGTGCCAAGCACAACGGTATCTTGCAGTTGCTCTTTGGCTTGAGCTTCGGTGAGTTTGCCTTTACGCATCTCAACCATAGACTGAACGTATTGGTCGATAATCAGATCTGGGTCAACAATTTCTAAATCTTGTGGCAATTCGATATTACGTGCTTTGGCAACTTCAAGTACCGCTTCTGGTTTTGCCAATAAAATACATTGTGCAATGCCACGTGCTTGACAGATTGCAGCCGCTTGAATGGTACGCGGTTCATCACCTTCAGGTAAGATAATGCGTTTTTTCGCTGCAATTGATTTCTGTACCAATTCGTGGCGGAACGCAGAAGGGGACAAACGTGCTTGGAAATCGCCATTGAGCAGAGGTGCCAACATGGCTAAGTTCAAATGACTTGAAACAAAGCGAGTGACTTGTTCAGCACGCTCAGTGTCATCAATTGGAATTTCATTGCTTAAACTTGCCAATTTCTGTGCAGTTTCAAAGGCGCTCAGTGGCGTATATAAAATCGGTAAACCATTTTTGATAGATGCTTGGCAGAAATCGAGCACCAATGCATTTGGTGCATGATGTTCCGTTAAGACCAAACCGGCAAGCGGAATACCTTGACTACTGGCAATGCTGCTGGCTAATAACACATCAACACGGTCAGAAGAACTGATGATCAGCTCACCAGCAACAAACTTGTCTAATTCATATTGGATGTTGGCAGAGATCAAGCTGTTGTGGAGTACACGACGTTGAGCTGCTTCACCTTTATTAATCCAAGCGGCTTGAATTTGCGCACTTAAATCCGATACGCGTGGCACACTTAGCGTATTACTAAAGGGCACCATCGCAATGATTGGAAGTTGCGCACTGCCGATATGTGGGTGGGTCTTTTGAATGGCTTCAGCAAACTTTTGACTTTCTTTGTCTAGGCGTAAGCTTGGGTCCATGGTGACCGGGATTTGCGCGCACTCTTCTGGTAGACCACGGGTACGCATGAACAGTACACCCGCAGTACGTGGGCAAGATGCACCACCAAAATTACGCAGTTGCGTTTCCACTTTCTCAGCGCTGTGTTCGGCATTACCAATATCGGCATTGCTAACAATAATGACATGGGCATCAAGTGCTTGAGCTAAAGCTGCATTCATTTCACCTGCAAAGCTATCGCGTGCATTTGGTACCAGACCTTCAACAATAATCAGATCGTGTTCTTTAGAAATTTGACGATGCAGATGAACCGCCTGTTCCAGCAGTTCATCATTTTCACCGGCATTGATCAATTGGATTAATCGGGTATAACCAATCGGTTCAACAGTCGTTGAGTTCGATAAATGGCGAAATAAAGCCGTACTTCGATCTATTTCAGCGCTACTATCCTGCGAGAATGGCTTGAGAAAACCAGCTTTTAGGCCTTGGCACTCCAAAGCATAAATTAAACCCAAACACGCAGAATTTAAACCTACGCCTTCCCCAGTTGGAACCAATAAAATCGTTTTCATAAATGATTGTTAAACTCTAAATGGTGACAGTAGTATCGAAAGGCCTAAGCTTGCATAGGATTAAGCAAAATTAGGCGATTTATGCATCATTTCAGTATGGTTGCGTTATGCAGATAACGCAACATCAACCACAGAACGTGTTTCTTGTGCAATGCGACCTTCTTCATCTGTTGGAATCACCCAAATTTCTGGACCTGTCCCTGTATCAATACGACCTTCTGTGCCACGGGCTAAATCATTGTTTTCTGATTGACCCAATTGGAAACCAAAATGCGGTAAGTACGACATGGTTTTTTCACGGATATAGGCTGAGTTTTCACCAATACCACCAGTAAAGATCAAGCCATTAATTTGTGGTAGGCCACAGCTGATACCTGCCAGTGATTTGGCCAAACGGTAGCAAAATACTTCAATTGCAAGCGTTGCATCTTGATTGCCCTGTTCTGAAGCTTCGATCAAGGTGCGCATATCATTGGAAAGCTGTGAAAGACCGAGTAAGCCACTTTCGCTGTTGAGCATTTTATCAATCTTAGTCAGATCCCAGCCGAGGTTGTTGGCAAGAAAACTGTGAATACTTGGATCAATATCGCCACTACGGGTACCCATCACCACGCCTTCTAGCGGGGTAAGACCCATTGAGGTATCAATACTTTGACCATTCCAAACTGCGCAAGTCGAACTGCCGTTACCCAAGTGTGCAGTGAGCCAGCCGCCTTTTCTAAAATTACCGGCAAGCTCAGAACCACGGTCTGAAACATAGGCATGACTGGTGCCATGGAAACCATAGCGACGCACATTATGTTCGGTATATAAAAATTTAGGCACCGCATAACGGTAGGCGTATGCTGGCATGGTTTGGTGGAATGCGGTATCAAATACTGCAACTTGAGGTAATTCTGGGAACAAACGCATGGTCGCATCAATACCGACTAAATGTGCAGGATTGTGCAAGGGTGCGAGTGGGGTTGCATCACGAATTTTTTGAATAATTTCAGGATTCAAGCGTTCTGCTTTGGTTAATGTCCCCCCATGTACCACACGGTGACCAATGGCTTGAGGGTGGTATTCGGATAAGCGCGTTAAAATAGTTTCCAATGCTTTTTCATGATCAGCGAATGGAATTGACAGCTCTAATGGTACGCCACCACCAGTAATTCCTTTGATACGTGCATCAGCAGCGCCCAAATTTTCCGCGAGACCAAAGATTCGGTCTTCACGACGATCGGAAACGAGTGCATATTTAATTGAAGAAGAACCGCAGTTGATAACTAATACTGATGTAGACACGTTGAATTACCCAATTTTGTATATGTGGTGAATCGTCCTTGTTGATTTGACTATATTTTTAATAAGTGGTTGTTAAACTATTTTTTCAAAAAAGTGTTTTTAAAAAGTAGTTTGAAAAAAAAACCAAATTTAATAATATTGTAATCAAAATCAAGATGTATGTTTTAGCACGTGAAAAATGTTGATCCTAGATAGACTTTAGGTGATTAGACTTAAGCACTATCGACCAAAAAAAAATGAACAATTAATATTTATCGGTTAAAAAACAATTTAACAACTAAAAACAGTTACTTCAAATTTGCTTGTGATTTTTGTTGTGGCTAAATGTAAATAACCCAGCATTTCACATGAAATACTGGGCTTTAATTGATGTTTTTCAGCGATTAAGATGACTTAATCTGAGATTGGTATTTTTTAGTGACGAATTTGTCCATCACCCAATACAATCCACTTCTGTGAGGTAAGGCCTTCTAGACCGACTGGACCACGCGCATGAATTTTATCGGTTGAAATACCAATTTCGGCACCGAGACCATATTCGAAACCATCGGCAAAACGGGTAGATGCGTTAATGACCACAGAGCTTGAATCAACACGCGTTAGGAACTGGCGCGATAAACTATAGTTTTCAGTAATAATCGCATCGGTATGATGTGAGCCATATTTATTAATATGGACAATCGCTTCTTCGATGCCACTCATTACTTTGATCGCTAAAATTGGACCGAGATATTCTTCATACCAATCTTCTTCACTGGCTGCTTTGACCAGACTGCCCAAAATCGCTTGCGTTTGTCTACAGCCTCTTAGCTCAACCTGCTTTTCAGCCAACAGTTCAGCAATGCGTGGTAAAAAAGTTTCTGCAATTTTTTCATCGACCAATAAACTTTCCATGGCATTACAGACACCATAGCGATGCGTTTTGGCGTTGAGTACAATTGGCAATGCTTTTTGCAAGTCAGCTTGTGCTTCAACAAAAATGTGACAGTTGCCATCGAGATGTTTAATCACCGGAATCGTCGCATCTTGGCTGACACGCTCAATCAAGCTTTTACCACCACGTGGCACAATCACATCGACATATTCAGGCATCGTAATCAGTTGACCCACTGCTGCACGATCGGTGGTGTTGATGACTTGCACACAGGTTTCTGGTAAGCCCGCAACTTTTAGCCCATGTTGAATTGCATTGGCAATCGCTTGATTCGAGTTGATTGCCTCAGAACCGCCACGCAAAATAATGGCATTGCTCGATTTTAGTGCCAACGAAGCGGCTTCAAGGGTGACATTCGGACGCGATTCATAAATCATGCCGACCACACCCAAAGGCACCCGCATTTTGCCGACCTGAATGCCGGAGGGGCGATAGGCCAAATCTGTAATTTCACCAATGGGATCAAGCAAGCTTGTGACATCATTTAGACCTTGCAGCATGGCTTGAAAGCGTGCGGGCGTTAGTTCTAAGCGATCAAGCAGGGCATCATCAAGTTGTTGTGCACGGCCTTGGGTCATATCCATTTGATTGGCGGCTAAAATCTGTTTTTCACTCTGCTGCAGTGCAGTGTAAATCGCAGATAAAGCATTATTTTTGACAAGGGTAGAGGCACTTGCAAGTACAGCCGAAGCTTGGCGTGCTTGTTGACCTACCCGTTGCATGTATTCCGCAATGGAATTGAGCTCAATTGAATCTTGCATGGTGATATTCGAATGACGTTTAAAATGCTGAGATGACTTTCGATACTAGCAGTCAGTGCAATAACATTCCATGCTTATTGATAAAACTTCTTTATAAAATGCATTGGGTCGATGTGGGTGATTCATTTTTAGATGGGTGACCGATGAAATTAGATGAACGGTGTGATTTCCGATTGCGATTGTTGATTTTATCTGTATAAAATTCAGCCTAGGAGGTTGATGTAATTTAAGTTTTAGTTATTTTGGTTGATTTTAAATAAAAATGATCTTGCAAAAAAACAATAACGCAAGAATGGAGGCAATGCATGAATTCCATGATCTATATGGAAAAAAAACGCCAGCAAGTTAATCTGGGCGATGATTTTTTTGAGATTTACAATAAAAACTGCTTTAAACAGCCTCCTAGAGAAACCTGGATCAATGGCTGGAAAATCGAATATATGGCAATCGCAGCGCCTGCCACTCGTTTTAATACCCCCATCGTCATCGTCGGTGGTGCCTTTCAAAACTTTAGTTCCTATAAATATTGTGTCGAACAACTCTTTGAAAAAGGCCCAGTCATCTTAATCGATTTACCTTCTTTGGGTGCCAATCAACAAATCTATAATCAAGAATGTGGCCAATCTGCTGCAACGCTGGAACTCCCCGATTTGTCTCGAATGCTTGGTGCCTGGTTGGATCTAATTGGTATTACAAAAGTTTCAATGATGGGGATGTCCTTGGGCTCTGTGGTGGCCTCATATTTTGCCCATCAACGTCCTGAGTTACTTGATCGTGTGGTGTTGATGGGGGTTATGCAGGAAACCCGTAAAAGTTGGCGGATGTTGCTCGAAGAATCTTTATTGTTGATGCAGGAACAGCGTATGACCGAATTTGGACAGGCGGTCATTTTATATTTGGTCAATCACGCGAAACTAGATAAAACCAGAATGTCACCGACAGCCAAACGCTTGTTCTTTCAACAAATGGCGGAGTTTGGTCAAACAGAACAGCATCGCTATGAAATTAACTGTAATCGGTTACTGCGGCTCAGTCATGTGCCCGTACCCCGCTGCAAAACGCTGGTGGCATGTGGTCAATACGATAGCTTTACCTTGCCTTATGAGAATGCCAATTTTGCGTTGCAATGCCCCAATGTGCAGTTTGCATTGATTGCCAATGCTGACCATCTGCCTCAGTTACAACGTCGTAAAGAGACTTTAGATTTATTTGTGCGTTTTCTTAAAGATGAATCGATTGATCAGGTGGAGGGGATTATGACACTGACACGTGAACAGATGCAGCAACTTGAGCATCACCCTGAAGCACGCGTCAAAGTAGCGCATCCGCAAACCAAGTTGCAGCATCGGCAGACCACACTTGAACTGCCAGTTGAAATTGTAGATCTCAATTATTTCGAGGTGTTATTGCAGTTTTCAGATACGCAATTGGCTGCTGAGGCTGCACAATATCCGCGTGATTTGTCTTTGTTTTTTCAAGATGCTGTAGGCGAGTTTAAGGTGGAATGCCTGATCTTTGCGCTTGAACTGTCACAAGTACGGGCCATTTTTAAACACGGGTCTTTTGACATTTCTGAACGTCTCCTCGCATTTATTCAAACGCAAGCCAGTCCAGTTTCAGATGCTTAGTCATTTGGTCGATGTTTGTGTGGCATTGGGATTAGCGGGTTAAAGCGTCTTTGGCAAGCATAGGCAATATTATATTGCCTATGCTTTTTTATACTGCTCAATAAGTACTTAGTGGTTTGAATATGACTCTTTAAAGGCTTCGATGCGTTGTTTGGTTGCTTGCCATGCATCACCTAAATCAAATTGTGCGCCAATCTGCAGCGAAGGAATCTTGCCGCGCATTCGTTCGAGTCGAGCTTGATCTGGCAAGTCTAGATTTTCAATTGCTGCCAAAGCAAGTTGTGCGGCAGCACGATCATTACAGACCAAGCCCATATCGCAACCTGCATTTAGTGCAGCAAGAATCCGTGCATCTGCACCCCCAGCAACCCCCGCGGCTTGCATACTCAAATCGTCTGAGAAGAGGACGCCATCAAATTTAAGTTGTTGTCTTAGGATATTTTGAATCCAGAATGGAGAAAAGCCCGCTGGATTTGGGTCAACCTGATCATAAATAACATGCGCCGGCATCAGGGCATCGAGTTGTGGCTGTAACTGGATAAAACTTTGCATATCTTTTTCGAAAATCGCTTCATAAGGACGACTATCAATTGCAGCAGCAACATGGGAGTCTGCCTTTACTGAGCCGTGACCAGGAAAATGTTTCCCCGTTGTTGCCATTCCTGCACGTTGCATCCCCTGCATAAAGGCACGTGCAAGCACAATGATATCTGCTTGATTGTTTGCAAAAGCACGATCGCCAATCACATCACTAATGTCATTGATATCTAAAACGGGAGCAAAACTAAAATCGATACCAACGGCCAAGACTTCGGTCGCCATAAGCCAGCCACATTGTTCCGCAAGTAAAATGGCTTGTGCAGGATCACTGCTATAAAGCTCACCGAAACGACCCATTGCTGGAAGTAAAGTGAAACCTGTTCGAAGACGTTGTACACGGCCACCTTCCTGATCGACTGCAATGAGTAAATCGGCACGAATAGCGCGCATATGATCCGTTAAAGCACGAACTTGTTTTGGTGATTCTATATTTCGTGCAAATAAAATCACACCACCGACTTGCGGAGTGCGTAATAATTCAATATCTTCTTGAGTCAGTGTGGTCGCTGCAATATCGAGCATTAAGGCGCCAATCATAATTTAAATCCGTAGCGTTGCTTTTTTTAGACAGGCAAACCATAACTGAAACTTGCAATGATTTGCTACATTTTATCGATGCATATTATGATAAAACTACGCATCATAAACAGATAAAGTTGTTTAAGATTCTGATTCTAATCAATTCAGCACAAAAAACAGCGTTGAAATTGGAAAACCCGAGGAAGTAAACCGTATTTATGAAACTTCAAATAATCGCTTGCGCAGTTGCTATTGCGACTGGTGGATTGTTCTTTAATCACACTATGAATGAAGCTATTGCTGCAACAGAACCTGCTTCAACTTCTTCATTGATTAGACCCTCACAAGAACAAGCTTTAGTTTCTCGCCAATTGGCGACTTTGGTTGATCGACAACATTATTTGAATATGCGTTTAGATGCAGAGACATCTAATCGTATCTTAAGCATGTATTTAGATAGTCTTGATCCAGATCACACGCTTTTTCTGGCTTCTGAAGTCGAGCAATATAAAAAACAATATGGTTCTACATTTGGTGCTGCCTTAAAAGCCGGTGACTTAGCTGGGCCTTATGCGATTCATGAACAGTATCGCAATCGTTTAAAAGCATTTTATCAATATATGTTGATGGAGCTTAAAACCCCACAAAACCTAAATCAGCCAGACGTGTATTTGGAAACAGATCGCGAAAAAGCGCCTTATTTTAATACTGAAGCTGAATTACATGCCCAGTGGAAAAAAACACTGGTTTCACAGCTGATCAATTTGACCATCATCAAAGAAGAAGAAAATGCCAAACAAAAGGCATTGAAAGCAGATCCATCGTTGGCCAATGGTCAGGATCTCACCGCATCAGAAGATTTAACGCCAGCACAAACTTTGACCAAACGCTATACCCGTCAACTTGAACGAATTAGCCGAGTGAAAAGTGATGATGTTCTTGATAAAACCTTAAATGCAATGTTGGCAACTTACGATCCACACAGTAATTATTTCCCACCTGTTGATGCGATGGAGTTGAACCGCCAAACCACCTTGCAGCTTGAAGGGATTGGGGTCGCCATTCGCCCAGACCGTGGCAATGAAGACTATACCAAAATTGAATCGATTGTTGATGGTGGTCCAGCCAGTAAGTCTGGCCAGATTAAGTCAGGGGATCGCATTATTGGTGTGGCACAAAATGGCGAGAAAATGGTTGATGTGATTGGTTGGCCAAGTTCTGAAATTGTGGGGCTTATTCGTGGTAAGCGTGGTACGAAAGTGACGATTAAGTTGCTTGGTGCTGGCGCCTCAATGAATCAAGCACGTGCAGTCACATTGACCCGTGATGTAATTCAAGAAGAAGATGCGGGTGTGAAATCACGTATTGTTGATATCACGCGCGATGGTAAGAAGCATCGTTTTGGTGTGCTTGAAATCCCATCTTTCTATTTAAATTATCGCGCACGCCGTGCTGGTAATGACTACCGCTCAGTCGCTGAAGATACCAACAATGCCTTAAAATCATTGGCTGCACAAAATATCGATGGAGTGATTATCGATTTACGTAACAATCCAGGTGGCTCTTTAGAAGAAGTTGCGAAGATGTTGGGACAAGTGATTAAAGAAGGTCCAGTCGTTCAAATTCGTGACGGTAATGGTAACGTTAACGTATTTAATGATACAGATGCTGGTGCCCAAACGTATGCAGGACCGCTTGCTGTATTGATTAACTTAGCTTCCGCTTCTGCGAGTGAAATTTTTTCAGCAGCAATTCAAGACTATGATCGTGGGATTGTGATTGGTAGCACCACCACAGGTAAAGGAACGGCACAAGTTCAACTCGACAACCTCGCTTATGGTCAGGCGACCCTAACTCAACGTAAGTTCTACCGAATTACAGGTGGAAGTACCCAAAACAAAGGGGTGATTCCGGACATTAAATTGGTTGATATTTACGACGAGGAGTTTGGTGAACGTAAAGCCAAAAATGCCTTGAAATGGGATACGATTCCGACAGCACCGTTCAAACGTGAAGGTGATGTGAAAAGTTATATTCCACAGCTGACCGAAGCTTCCAAACAGCGTGTTGCACTTGATCCGCAATTTAATTATTTAGCAACACGAATGGCCATTGCCAAAGAAAGTAAAGATCAGAAAAAAGTGGTGCTTGATATTGATCAACGCAAAGCTGAATTGGTTGCGTTAGAACAAAGAACGCTTGCAGCAGAAAATAAGCGTCGTGGTTTAACGGGACAAAAACCATTCCAAAATTGGGAAAGTTATCAAGCTTCTTTAGATGGTTTGGCTGAGTCGCGCAGTAAGATCAAAGCCAATCTTCGTCCTGCCTTGCCTGAAGAAGAAACCTTTGTAACTGAAGCTGCTAATATTTTATTAGATTATAGTCAGTCTAATAAAAAAATGGTTCAACAACACTAAATACCACGTTACTTAACCTGATCCCCTAGAAAGCCAGCAGAGATGCTGGCTTTCTGTTATTCAGCTCTTCATTTTTCAATTGGCGAAGCCAACGCACTTTATTATTTTAGTGCTGATGACCTTCGTTGTTAGATTTACCTTCCTGAAATTTTAAGTTCCATTTTAAAAACGGACGTAGATGCTTTGGGGGAGGCTATCGTATTTTTCATGTTGTTCTCAAGCAAGAAAATATTTAATTCGGATTCATGATTGAAAAAATAATATGCAAACTCTGAAGCTTACGTCAGATCTGGGCGTGCAGATCCAATGATCTAGAATGTTACTTTGGTTCGACTAATACGAGTAAGTGCAAACATGAGTTATTTGTCGTTACAGTTGAGCAGATCGAAATGTATTCTTGTGTAGGTTCTATGTGACGAAGCATGTGATTGTTAGCACAGTAACATAGATCATGATCAGTATTTTTAGGTGTAGCATAATTAAGCACACCCTTAATTGTAATTTTCATCCGAGGGCACGTGTATACAAAAATATGACAGTGCGCTATGAGGGGTATTAATCATAGCGAATATATTTATTACCTTGGATGCATACTATTAAAGAATAAACCTATTTATTTATAAGGCGACAATAAAAGATTTGTTATTTAGATCTATTGGATTTTATTGAATTTTTTATTATATTTTATTTCTCATGTTAAGTGGTTATTTGAATTGAATTGTAATCTTGGGTGGTTGTTTTTAATATAATAACTAGTTTTAATATTTTTGTTGATTTTATTTTATTTCATCATTACTGGGTGATTTTTTTTAGTTTCATGTTGTTGTTGCCATCTTTTAATATTTGTAATTTTCTAGGATGTATTATATTGGGTTTTTAAGAGCTGCAATAATTGAATACTAATTTCTTAAGTTTATTTATCTGTATTTTCCTTTTAATTTCTTTATAAACAATTGTTTGTGGTTATTTGATTTAGTGGATTTAAATATTTTGGAGTAGGATGCTTTCGATTTTTTTTTTGTATGCTAGTTTGTGGGGTTCTACACTAATAAGTTAGTTAATGTTTATTTATATATTAAATGATATTGAGAAACGTTAAATATAAAATGACATGTAATCCAGAGGATGAAAAATATGTCCCAATTAAAAATAGTATCTAAAGAATCCCATAATGTATTGCAAGATAATGTTGATGGCAATGTAACGTTGTCTGAAGCATCTGTTGTTATTGTAAAAGCAAATGCTGAAGATATTCAGCAAGTAAAAAGAGATGGGAATAATGCAGTAATCACTTTAAAATCTGGAGAGCAGATTGTCATCGTTAACTTTTTTCCAAATGGAAAGGATGATACTGAAAACAGCTTGGTCTTTGAGGATGAGCAACATCAATTAAAATGGGCGCAATTTATTGATGCCAATGGTGTATCACTTGAGAATATTACATTAACGACTATAGAAAGTATTGAGCCATTACTATTTAGCGCAGACTCGATGAATCCTTGGGCTTGGCTTGCAATACCAGCGGTAGCGGCTGGTATTGCGATAGCATCGCATGATAATAAAGACTCTACGCCAGATAAAGATACGACGGCACCAAATGCACCTGTAGTCAATCCGCCGAATGCTAAAGATCCAATCACAGGTACAGCGGAACCTGGAAGTACAGTCAAAGTGACATATCCTGATGGCAGCACAGATACGGCGATCGTAGGGTCTGATGGCAAATGGACTTTGCCAAATCCAGGTTTAAAAGATGGTGATGAACTCAAAGTGACTGCGACCGATGCCGCAGGCAATACCTCACCAGAAACCAATGCGACCGTTGATGCGATTGCTCCAAACCCACCTAAAGTAAATCCACCGAATGGGGATAGCCCAATTACTGGAGAAGCTGAAGCAGGCAGTACGGTTACAGTCACCTATCCTGATGGCACAACCAAAGAAGTGGTCGCAGATTCTGATGGTAAATGGACAGCCCCAAATCCAGGGTTAAAAGACGGTGATGAGCTCAAAGTCACGGCCAAGGATGCGGCAGGCAATACCTCACCAGAAACCAATGCGACCGTTGATGCAATTGCTCCAAACCCACCTAAAGTAAATCCACCGAATGGGGATAGCCCAATTACTGGAGAAGCTGAAGCAGGCAGCACGGTTACAGTCACCTATCCTGATGGCACAACCAAAGAAGTGGTCGCAGATTCTGATGGTAAATGGACAGCCCCAAATCCAGGGTTAAAAGACGGTGATGAGCTCAAAGTGACTGCGACCGATAGCGCAGGGAACACCTCACCAGAAACCAATGCGACCGTTGATGCGATTGCTCCAAACCCACCTAAAGTAAATCCACCGAATGGGGATAGCCCAATTACTGGAGAAGCTGAAGCAGGCAGCACGGTTACAGTCACCTATCCTGATGGCACAACCGAAGAAGTGATTGCAGGTCCTGATGGTAAATGGACAGCCCCAAATCCAGGGTTAAAAGATGGTGATGAACTCAAAGTGACTGCGACCGATGGCGCAGGGAACACCTCACCAGAAACCAGTGCGACCGTTGATGCGATTGCTCCAAACCCACCTAAAGTAAATCCACCGAATGGGGATAGCCCAATTACTGGAGAAGCTGAAGCAGGCAGCACGGTTACAGTCACCTATCCTGATGGCACAACCGAAGAAGTGATTGCAGGTCCTGATGGTAAATGGACAGCCCCAAATCCAGGGTTAAAAGATGGTGATGAACTCAAAGTGACTGCGACCGATGGCGCAGGGAACACCTCACCAGAAACCAGTGCGACCGTTGATGCGATTGCTCCAAACCCACCTAAAGTAAATCCACCGAATGGGGATAGCCCAATTACTGGAGAAGCTGAAGCAGGCAGTACGGTTACAGTGACCTATCCTGATGGTACAACCGAAGAAGTGATTGCAGGTCCTGATGGTAAATGGACAGCTCCAAATCCAGGGTTAAAAGATGGTGATGAACTCAAAGTGACTGCGACCGATGGCGCAGGGAACACCTCACCAGAAACCAGTGCGACCGTTGATGCGATTGCTCCAAACCCACCTAAAGTAAATCCACCGAATGGGGATAGCCCAATTACTGGAGAAGCTGAAGCAGGCAGCACGGTTACAGTCACCTATCCTGATGGTACAACCGAAGAAGTGATTGCAGGTCCTGATGGTAAATGGACAGCTCCAAATCCAGGGTTAAAAGATGGTGATGAACTCAAAGTGACTGCGACCGATGGCGCAGGGAACAC from Acinetobacter pullicarnis encodes the following:
- the pta gene encoding phosphate acetyltransferase; the protein is MKTILLVPTGEGVGLNSACLGLIYALECQGLKAGFLKPFSQDSSAEIDRSTALFRHLSNSTTVEPIGYTRLIQLINAGENDELLEQAVHLHRQISKEHDLIIVEGLVPNARDSFAGEMNAALAQALDAHVIIVSNADIGNAEHSAEKVETQLRNFGGASCPRTAGVLFMRTRGLPEECAQIPVTMDPSLRLDKESQKFAEAIQKTHPHIGSAQLPIIAMVPFSNTLSVPRVSDLSAQIQAAWINKGEAAQRRVLHNSLISANIQYELDKFVAGELIISSSDRVDVLLASSIASSQGIPLAGLVLTEHHAPNALVLDFCQASIKNGLPILYTPLSAFETAQKLASLSNEIPIDDTERAEQVTRFVSSHLNLAMLAPLLNGDFQARLSPSAFRHELVQKSIAAKKRIILPEGDEPRTIQAAAICQARGIAQCILLAKPEAVLEVAKARNIELPQDLEIVDPDLIIDQYVQSMVEMRKGKLTEAQAKEQLQDTVVLGTMMLALDQVDGLVSGAVHTTANTVRPAFQLIKTAPEYSLVSSIFFMLLPDEVYVYGDCAINPDPDAAQLAEIAIQSADSAKAFGIDPRIAMISYSTGSSGTGADVDKVREATEIARQRRPDLLIDGPLQYDAASVESVGRSKAPDSQVAGRANVFIFPDLNTGNTTYKAVQRAANVVSVGPMLQGLNKPVNDLSRGALVDDIVFTIALTAIQAEQQASR
- a CDS encoding acetate/propionate family kinase, translated to MSTSVLVINCGSSSIKYALVSDRREDRIFGLAENLGAADARIKGITGGGVPLELSIPFADHEKALETILTRLSEYHPQAIGHRVVHGGTLTKAERLNPEIIQKIRDATPLAPLHNPAHLVGIDATMRLFPELPQVAVFDTAFHQTMPAYAYRYAVPKFLYTEHNVRRYGFHGTSHAYVSDRGSELAGNFRKGGWLTAHLGNGSSTCAVWNGQSIDTSMGLTPLEGVVMGTRSGDIDPSIHSFLANNLGWDLTKIDKMLNSESGLLGLSQLSNDMRTLIEASEQGNQDATLAIEVFCYRLAKSLAGISCGLPQINGLIFTGGIGENSAYIREKTMSYLPHFGFQLGQSENNDLARGTEGRIDTGTGPEIWVIPTDEEGRIAQETRSVVDVALSA
- a CDS encoding glutamate-5-semialdehyde dehydrogenase; translation: MQDSIELNSIAEYMQRVGQQARQASAVLASASTLVKNNALSAIYTALQQSEKQILAANQMDMTQGRAQQLDDALLDRLELTPARFQAMLQGLNDVTSLLDPIGEITDLAYRPSGIQVGKMRVPLGVVGMIYESRPNVTLEAASLALKSSNAIILRGGSEAINSNQAIANAIQHGLKVAGLPETCVQVINTTDRAAVGQLITMPEYVDVIVPRGGKSLIERVSQDATIPVIKHLDGNCHIFVEAQADLQKALPIVLNAKTHRYGVCNAMESLLVDEKIAETFLPRIAELLAEKQVELRGCRQTQAILGSLVKAASEEDWYEEYLGPILAIKVMSGIEEAIVHINKYGSHHTDAIITENYSLSRQFLTRVDSSSVVINASTRFADGFEYGLGAEIGISTDKIHARGPVGLEGLTSQKWIVLGDGQIRH
- a CDS encoding alpha/beta fold hydrolase is translated as MNSMIYMEKKRQQVNLGDDFFEIYNKNCFKQPPRETWINGWKIEYMAIAAPATRFNTPIVIVGGAFQNFSSYKYCVEQLFEKGPVILIDLPSLGANQQIYNQECGQSAATLELPDLSRMLGAWLDLIGITKVSMMGMSLGSVVASYFAHQRPELLDRVVLMGVMQETRKSWRMLLEESLLLMQEQRMTEFGQAVILYLVNHAKLDKTRMSPTAKRLFFQQMAEFGQTEQHRYEINCNRLLRLSHVPVPRCKTLVACGQYDSFTLPYENANFALQCPNVQFALIANADHLPQLQRRKETLDLFVRFLKDESIDQVEGIMTLTREQMQQLEHHPEARVKVAHPQTKLQHRQTTLELPVEIVDLNYFEVLLQFSDTQLAAEAAQYPRDLSLFFQDAVGEFKVECLIFALELSQVRAIFKHGSFDISERLLAFIQTQASPVSDA
- the nagZ gene encoding beta-N-acetylhexosaminidase, which encodes MIGALMLDIAATTLTQEDIELLRTPQVGGVILFARNIESPKQVRALTDHMRAIRADLLIAVDQEGGRVQRLRTGFTLLPAMGRFGELYSSDPAQAILLAEQCGWLMATEVLAVGIDFSFAPVLDINDISDVIGDRAFANNQADIIVLARAFMQGMQRAGMATTGKHFPGHGSVKADSHVAAAIDSRPYEAIFEKDMQSFIQLQPQLDALMPAHVIYDQVDPNPAGFSPFWIQNILRQQLKFDGVLFSDDLSMQAAGVAGGADARILAALNAGCDMGLVCNDRAAAQLALAAIENLDLPDQARLERMRGKIPSLQIGAQFDLGDAWQATKQRIEAFKESYSNH